In Sphaerisporangium siamense, the DNA window TACAGCTCCGGCACCTGGGCGAGGATCTCGCCGGGATCGGTGTAGGCCGGCGGGGCGTGGATCTCGCGTACCGCGTCGATCAGGTCGGGGAAGTCGCCGCGGCGCCGGGCCTCGGCCAGGTGGGCCGACAGCTTGCGGTACGCCGCCGCGGTGTTGGGGATGACGCCCGCGACGGCCAGGCGGTAGAAGCACTGCCGCAGCGTCACCCCGCCCTGGTAGGCGGCGACGACGAGCCGGGCCTGCTCGACGACCTCGGCCCACCGGATACGGCCCGGGTACATGTACCTCGTTGTTCCCCGGACCGGCACCTCACCGGGGCCCGCCACTGGCTATGTCGGTGAGAAGCGCAGCGGATATTGCCGAGTTTTGACAGCACCGGGACCGGCGAGCCGATCACCGACAAAGCCACGCCACGGGCGCGCGTTGGCATGCCAGCGTGCTGGCATGCTCAGGGCGCTACTGGCGGTCCAGCCATTCCTGTACGGCCATCGCCACCGCCTCGCGCAGCTCGATCTCCTCGCCCGCGCAGTGCGCCTTGAGGCGGCGGCGGAGGTCTCGCGGCAGGTAGGTGGAGAAGTTCACCCAGTCGTCCCCGGAGGGTTCGGCGTGCTGGCGTGCTGGCGTGCTGGCACGCTCGGATGGTGGTTCGGCCGTCCCGGTGCTGATCTGCTCTACCTGCGGGGTGAGCCGCATCGAGGAGGTGGCACCCGGCCGGGCCCTCGGCGTCCTGGCGGCCGTCATGCCACTGCCGTCACAGGCCGGCCCAGTTCGGCCAGAAGCCGCTTGGCCAGCTCCTCAAAGAGGAATGCCATCTCCGAGGCGTTGGAGCGGCCAAGAGCCCGCAGCGGGATCGCCGCGTCGCCGGCATCCTTCACCGGGGCGCGCTCGGGGACGTATGGCGTCCACACCCGATCGCCGAACAGCTCCGGCAGGCCGTCGAGCTGGTAGGCGTGCGCGCCGATGTTGCCGCGCACCCGTGAGACCACGTAGCCGATCAGCGGCAGGCCCGGGTTGCCGACGTCGGCGGCCCGCTCGGCGATGAAGTCGCGGAAGCGCACCGCGCCCTCGACGCTGTCGTACTCGGGTTCGACCGTGCAGACCGCGACGTGGCCGGCGGCCAAGGCGAGCTGGGTCAAGTGGCCGAGGCTGGGCGGGCAGTCCAGCAGGACGACGTCGTAGCCGTCGTCCACGTCCTCCAGGGCCTTGCGCAGGCGCCACACCGCGCCGACGACACCCGCCTCGGAGATGCGGTTCTCCAGGTCGAACCGGGCCGGAATGAGGTCGATGCGTTCGGCGATGTCCTGTTCCCACCCGCAGGGGTAGATGGCGTCGGCGGCGACGCCGCGGGCGTCGGCCTTGATGGCCTCGGCGATCGTGGGGACGGGCTCGGCGGGGTCCCAGCGAAACCCCAGACGCCGGGAGGCGTTGGCCTGCGGGTCGAGGTCGACCACCAGGACGCGACGGCCGAAGGAGGCCACGGCGGCGGCGGTGTTCACCGTGTAGGCGGTCTTGCCCGCCCCGCCCTTGTGGTTGCCCACCACCACACGGCGAGGATGTTGTGCGCTCATGAGGTGCCAGGATGCCAGGAACACGCCAGCACGTCAGCAGGTCAACACGCTGGCATGCTGGCACGCTGGCACGTCATACCTGGCCACACCCTCGACGAGCACGCGAAGCGGCTGGCAACTTTGGTTGCCACCGGACGGGGCGGGGGGCCTGGCGGCGTTTTTTGGCAGGTGGCGGGCGACCACGTGCAGCGTCTCCCGTTTCTCTCCCCACAGGAAACGGCGAAGGGCCCGCCGGGGGATCCGGCGGGCCCTTCGAGTGGGGGCGGGGGTCTATCTCACGGTGTTGAAGGTCCCGCACTGGGTGCAGGTCCAGGAGGCCGGGACGACGCCGACTTCGACGCGCACCGTGCAGCCGCCGCACTCCAGCCAGGCCCGCGTGACGAGGATCCTCATCGCGATCCCTTCGTGGCCGGGGAGTGCAGCGTCTGGGCGAGCAGCTCGGCGAGCATCTCCCGATGGGCGGCGAACAGCCGGCCGCCGAGGAGCGCCAGGTGCTCGTTGAGGTCCTCGAAGGTGTCGGCGCGCACCCATTCGGCGCGGTCGGCGTCGTCGGCGCCGGTCAGCGTGGGGAACAGGTCGCGGTAGCGGGTGCCCATGTGCGCGCGGACGGGCACGGTGACCATCCACGCCTCGTCGCTCTGGCGCGGGTCGGGGACGAGACGGGCCGGGAGCGCGATGCAGATGGCGTTGTGCTCCCCGAGGACGAGCCCGGTCTCCTCGGCCAGCTCGCGGATCGCCGTCGCGGTCGGCTCCTCGCCGGGGTCCGCTTTGCCACCGGGGATCGCCCATCCGTGGCCGTCCCCGCGCCGGATCATGGCGATCCACCGGTGGCCGTCCTCGTCGTAGAGATTGGCGATGGCGTCGGCGCAGACCTGCTCTCCCCAGTGCCCAAGCTCGCCCCGGCCGTAGCGGATCCCGGTCGGCGCGGCCGGGTTGAGCGGGCGGCCGTCGACGACCTCGAACGGGACCAGGGCGGCGGCCTGCCGGGGCGCCCAGTCGATGCGGGCCGGGTCGGTGGTGGGGTCGGCCCAGCCCTCGGCGACGCCGCGGGTGAGGACGTCGGGATGGGTGTAGGTGGTCACGGAAGCTCCTTCGGGGGCGGGGGTGGCGGTCACTTCTTGGCGGCGTTCTCGCGCTGGCAGGCCGGGCAGGAGCCGCTGGACAGCGTGCCGGGGTGGCGGCGGCAGGAGCCGACCTTGGCGGTGCGGACGTCGTTGGGCGAGCCCTTGCCGGACTTGCCGAATCCGGCGCTCTTGGGGGACTTGGGGGACTTGGGGGACTTGCCGTCCTTGGAGCTGGTGGCCATCATGGACCTCCCTGAGAAGGGGCCCCGGGACGAGCTTCTTGGTCGGAGACGCGTCCCGGGGTTTCGGCTGTATGGACGGTGGAGCTGCCGCTCCGGGTGCCCGCCCGGCCTGGTCACGCGGCCGGGCGGGCACCCGCAACCTCAGCGCCTGGCGGCGGCCGCGGCGGCGCGGGAGTCGCCGGCGGAGTCGGTCTGGTCGGGGTGGTCGTGCAGCCCCTCGCCGCAGGCGTTGCAGTAGGGCTCACGCGACCAGACGGTCCCGGCGAGCAGGGCCAGGACGCAGGCGACCCCGTACAGCGCGTCGGCCTCGGCGGCGGTGGCGATGACCAGCACGGCGAGCGCCGTCAGGGTCAGGGCGGTGAAGGGCCGGTTGAGGCCGAGCGTCCGGGCGAGGGAACGGCGAGCGGCGGGCGTGGTGGGCATGGTCTGTGTCCTTTCGGTGGGATCGGGCGGGGTCAGGCCAGGACGCCGGCGGGCAGGGTGGCGACCAGGACGGCGAGCGCGGCGTACATCAGGTGGGTGGCGGTGCGGATGCGCCGGTACTTGGCCAGCGCGATGACCGACAGGCGCACGACGTCGGCGGCCTGGCGGCCGGGAGCGGCCTGCTCGCGGCCCAGGACCTCCAGCAGCTGCTCGGCGGTGAGGGCGGCGTGGGCGACGAAGCCCGTCCCGCCGTCGCGGGGCAGGGACGGGCGGATTACAGCCAGCAGCACCGCGACCGCGGCGGCCAGCAGCGCCACCGTGCCCCACAGCCCGCCTTGGGCGAGCAGGGCCAGGACGCAGGCGACCCCGTACAGCGCGTCGGCCTCGGCGGCGGTGGCGATGACCAGCACGGCGAGCGCCGTCAGGGTCAGGGCGGTGAAGGGCCGGTTGAGGCCGAGCGTCCGGGCGAGGGAACGGCGAGCGGCGGGCGTGGTGGGCATGGTCTGTGTCCTTTCGGTGGGATCGGGCGGGGTCAGGCCAGGACGCCGGCGGGCAGGGTGGCGACCAGGACGGCGAGCGCGGCGTACATCAGGTGGGTGGCGGTGCGGATGCGCCGGTACTTGGCCAGCGCGATGACCGACAGGCGCACGACGTCGGCGGCCTGGCGGCCGGGAGCGGCCTGCTCGCGGCCCAGGACCTCCAGCAGCTGCTCGGCGGTGAGGGCGGCGTGGGCGACGAAGCCCGTCCCGCCGTCGCGGGGCAGGGACGGGCGGATTACAGCCAGCAGCACCGCGACCGCGGCGGCCAGCAGCGCCACCGTGCCCCACAGCCCGCCTTGGGCGAGCAGGGCCAGGACGCAGGCGACCCCGTACAGCGCGTCGGCCTCGGCGGCGGTGGCGATGACCAGCACGGCGAGCGCCGTCAGGGTCAGGGCGGTGAAGGGCCGGTTGAGGCCGAGCGTCCGGGCGAGGGAACGGCGAGCGGCGGGCGTGGTGGGCATGGTCTGTGTCCTTTCGGTGGGATCGGGCGGGGTCAGGCCAGGACGCCGGCGGGCAGGGTGGCGACCAGGACGGCGAGCGCGGCGTACATCAGGTGGGTGGCGGTGCGGATGCGCCGGTACTTGGCCAGCGCGATGACCGACAGGCGCACGACGTCGGCGGCCTGGCGGCCGGGAGCGGCCTGCTCGCGGCCCAGGACCTCCAGCAGCTGCTCGGCGGTGAGGGCGGCGTGGGCGACGAAGCCCGTCCCGCCGTCGCGGGGCAGGGACGGGCGGATTACAGCCAGCAGCACCGCGACCGCGGCGGCCAGCAGCGCCACCGTGCCCCACAGCCCGCCTTGGGCGAGCAGGGGCAGGCGGGTGGTGACGGCGGCGCCGATCGCGGCCAGCAGCGAGAAGCCGGTGCCGGCGAATCCCAGCAGCATCGCGGCCTTGCTGTCGGTGCGGGCCAGCTCGGCGCGCACCGCGGCGGCCTCGGCCTCCAGCGAGCACAGCACCTCGATCGGCGTCGCGGCGGTGGTCTGAGCGGTCATGGCGGGGCCTTCCTGCGTGGTGGGGGACGTGGGGGTCAGGACTGGTCGCGCAGGGCCCGCAGCAGGGCCTGAAGGTCCACCCCGGCGGCGCGTAGCGCCTCGACGAGCGCGGCGGCGGGGTCCGGGCCGGGCGCGGTGTCGGGCAGAGGGCTGTGGCCGGTCTGTCGGTAGGTGCCCGACTCCCGGTCGTGCTCCAGGCCGCCGGCCTCGACGCGCTCGCGCAGCACCTTGTGCAGCCAGGCGCGGGTGTAGCCGGTGGCCGCAAGGACCTCGCCGAGTTCGTGCGGGGCGAAGGGGCGGCCGTCCAGGGCGGTGACGGCCTGGTCGAAGACGGCGCGGGCCTCGGCGGGGTCCATCGGCCGCACCTCCAGGCCGATGGCGTCGGAGGCGGTGCGGGCCGGCGGCGCATCGAGGTCGACCGGCGGGGTCGGGCCGCCGGTCCGCGTGACCGTAGGTCGTGAGGGCCTGGCCGATGGTGAGCAGGCAGCGGGCGAACGCCTGGGTGTGAAAGTCCGGTGTTGCCATCCGTGATCCTTTCGCGTGGTTTGGGGTGAGATCTGATCGTCTGGGGGTGAGAGCGGGCGGTGCGCGGAGGTGAGAGGCGGGGTGAGAACCCGGTGAGAACCGGGGGTGAGAGGGGGTGAGAATCGCGGGTGATACGGCCGCTGACCTGTAGTCCCGTCGCGAGATCTCACCCCCTGGCCCCTCGCATGCGCTGCTCCGCGATCGCGGTGCGCTCCCGCCCGCCCGGGGGTGATCTTGGTCAGGCGTGGGCGAGGGACCGCACCCGGTAGGTGCCGGCGTCGGGGTCGTGCTCCAGCAGGCCGCCGTCGACGCGGTCGCGCAGCGCCTTCTGGATCCAGTGGCGGCTGCGGCCGGTGGCCGCAAGGACGTGGCCCAGGTCCCGCGGGGCGAAGGGGCGGCCGTCGGCGAACGCGGCGATGGCCTGGTCCAGGGCCTGGCGGGCCTGGTCGGGGCTGAGCTTGGGCGCGTCGACGTCGCCGAGGGGGACGTCGGCGACATCGGCCAGCGGCGCGTCGGGGTCGACCGGCGGCGTGGTGGCGTCGGCGCCGTCGAGTTCGCTGTGTGGGGTGACGTACTCGCGGGCCACGCCGCTCACCTCCAGGTCGTCGGTGTCGCGGGCGGGCGGTGCCGCGGTCTTGCCGGCCGGGGCGCCGGGGGTGGGGCAGATGCGGGCGGTGATGGCGTCCAGGGGGCGGCCGGTGGCGGGGTGGGCGGCGCAGTGGGCGCGGAAGTTGCGCACCCGGGCCTGGTCGTCGGTGCCCCAGTCGAAGAACCGCATCGGCATGGCGATCTTCTCTGGCGGGATGCCGGGCATGTCGCCGTAGGCCATGCCGGGGCGGGTCTGCTTCCACTGCTGAGGCTTGGCGCCGGCGGCCTCCTGCTCATCGGAGATGCCCCATCCGGCGTCGTGGCTGTTGGCGACGCCGAAGCACAGGTAGGCGCCGCCCTGGCCCTTGACGATGGTGGGCATCTGGGTGTGGTCGGCCCGCTGAAGCGACCAGACGATCGAGCCGCCCGCGCTGCGCAGCATGCGAGCCAGGTTGATGAACTTGGCCATGTCGACGTGCTCGAAGACGTCGGCGGCCTCTTCGATCCACAGCACGATGTAGGACAACCCGCAGCCCGGCGCCCACTTGGGCAGGCCCTTGGCGGCCAGGTGGTCCAGCCGCGCCGCCAAGATGCCCTCCAGGTCGGCCAGTAGCTTGGTGGCGCCAGCCTTGGTGGTCTCGACCCGGTGCAGCGCGGGCCGGGCCGCGCCGATGCTCTGCTCGCCCTTGGTGATGTCGATGACCAGCAGCGCCACATCCGGGCGGGTGATCAGCTCGCCCCAGTAGCCCCACGCTCCGGCGGTCGTCTTGGCCGACCCGGTCATGCCCATGATCTGCAAGTGCGAGCCGACGATGCTCACCTGCGCCATCTCGCCGTCCTGGAACAGCGCCAGGCGCAGCGGCTCGGCCACCGAGCGGCCCGCCCGGGACGGCCCCGGCCAGGGGACGGGGTTCTCCAAAAGCAGCGGGTTGGACGCCGTCACCGTGGGCGCTCCGGCGTCGTGGGGGTTGGGGGTGGCGACCAGCGTTCCCGAGGGCAGGCGGCCGGCGGCCTCCATGGCGGGGATCGCGCGCTGCAGGTGCTCCACGGTGTCGCCTTCGGCCAGCTCCACGGTGCCGGTGATGCGGTGCTCCTCGGCGCGCACACCCGAGACGCCGATCTCCAGCCCGGCCTTCTCGGCGGTGCCGACCAGCAGCCGCTTGAACAACCCCGCCCCCGTGGCCGGGGCCTCGGCCTCGGCGGCCTCGTTGGGGCGCACCACGTTGCGGATGTTCCACGCCGCAGCCAGGGTGCCGCCCAGCCACATGCCGATGTCGATCGTCGGCCGCGCGGTCGGCCCGGTGATCGTCGCGGCCAGCAGCCACCCCGAGGCCACCGCGGTGGTGCCGGTGGACTGCACCCGGCCCAGCATGTGCCGGTAGCGGGAGACGGCCCAGGTGACCCCGGTCAGCGCGGCGCCGGACAGCGCCAGGGCGGCCGAGGCCCACGGCAGCGCGCCGGGGGTGCCCCACCAGGCGTGGGTGAGCGCAGCGGCCGGGATCATCCCGCCGCCCAGGATCCACGGCACGGTGTGCGGGGCGGCCCGCTGCAGGCCCTTGCCGATCAGGTGGGCCGCGTAGTGGTCATGGATCACCGTGCCGCTGTGGACGGCCCGGACGGGGGCGGTGGTCTTGCTGTGGCGAGCCATCGGAAGGGTTCTCCCAGGTCAAAGAGGGCGGAGGCGAGGCGGAAACCAACAGCAGGTCAGGTGTCGAAGTCGAAGGTCTTGGCGGTCTTGTGGTGCTGCTCCAGCGCGGGGGCGAACTGGATGACGAAGTCCTGCCACAGGCGGACCAGCTCCACGGCGGCGCCGCGCTGGAGTTCGGCGGCGCGGCGGGCGCGGGCGGCGACCCGGCGGGCCCGCCACTTGACGTCCACGCCCATCAGCCACGGGTTGCCCTTGCCGGTGGCGGTGAGCACGGCGGTGATCTCCTCGGCGCCCCACTCCAGCTCGACCGAGAAGTCGCGGGCCAGGCGGCGCGACTCGTCCACGTACTTCTTCAGCGCGCTGGTGGAGTTGATCTCGATGGTGGACAGCTCCG includes these proteins:
- a CDS encoding ParA family protein codes for the protein MSAQHPRRVVVGNHKGGAGKTAYTVNTAAAVASFGRRVLVVDLDPQANASRRLGFRWDPAEPVPTIAEAIKADARGVAADAIYPCGWEQDIAERIDLIPARFDLENRISEAGVVGAVWRLRKALEDVDDGYDVVLLDCPPSLGHLTQLALAAGHVAVCTVEPEYDSVEGAVRFRDFIAERAADVGNPGLPLIGYVVSRVRGNIGAHAYQLDGLPELFGDRVWTPYVPERAPVKDAGDAAIPLRALGRSNASEMAFLFEELAKRLLAELGRPVTAVA
- a CDS encoding Pycsar system effector family protein, producing the protein MTAQTTAATPIEVLCSLEAEAAAVRAELARTDSKAAMLLGFAGTGFSLLAAIGAAVTTRLPLLAQGGLWGTVALLAAAVAVLLAVIRPSLPRDGGTGFVAHAALTAEQLLEVLGREQAAPGRQAADVVRLSVIALAKYRRIRTATHLMYAALAVLVATLPAGVLA
- a CDS encoding NUDIX domain-containing protein, whose amino-acid sequence is MTTYTHPDVLTRGVAEGWADPTTDPARIDWAPRQAAALVPFEVVDGRPLNPAAPTGIRYGRGELGHWGEQVCADAIANLYDEDGHRWIAMIRRGDGHGWAIPGGKADPGEEPTATAIRELAEETGLVLGEHNAICIALPARLVPDPRQSDEAWMVTVPVRAHMGTRYRDLFPTLTGADDADRAEWVRADTFEDLNEHLALLGGRLFAAHREMLAELLAQTLHSPATKGSR
- a CDS encoding Pycsar system effector family protein, coding for MPTTPAARRSLARTLGLNRPFTALTLTALAVLVIATAAEADALYGVACVLALLAQGGLWGTVALLAAAVAVLLAVIRPSLPRDGGTGFVAHAALTAEQLLEVLGREQAAPGRQAADVVRLSVIALAKYRRIRTATHLMYAALAVLVATLPAGVLA